One window of the Pyrus communis chromosome 17, drPyrComm1.1, whole genome shotgun sequence genome contains the following:
- the LOC137722057 gene encoding secreted RxLR effector protein 161-like, whose protein sequence is MVVRYLDIKKDPFRLKEDDELVFGPKVPYLSIGALLYLAQCTRPNITFSVNLLVRYIFAPTIRHWKGIKDVLRYLRGTTDMGLFYSVKSTNDQILVGYTDVGFLSDSYKACSQNGHVFSNGDTAISWRSTKQILVATSSNHSEIIVLHEVSRECSWLRSMIHHIRNSCSLPLKIDNLIVIHEDNATVLPK, encoded by the coding sequence ATGGTCGTTCGTTATTTGGatattaagaaagatccatttcgtctaaaagaagatgatgaactggtcTTTGGTCCAAAAGTACCATATTTGAGtataggtgctttattgtatttagcacaatgtactagaccaaaTATAACTTTTTCAGTCAACTTGTTAGTAAGGTATATCTttgctccaacaattcgtcattggaagggaatcaaagatgtattgcgataccttcgtggaacaacagacatgggtctcttctactcggtgaaatccacaaatgaccagatTCTTGTTGGATATACAGATGTTGGTTTCCTCTCTGATTCGTACAAAGCATGCTCACAAAATGGACATGTGTTCAGTAATGGAGATACTGCAATTTCATGGCGATCAACAAAGCAAatattagttgctacatcttccaaTCACTCGGAAATAATTGTTTTACATGAAGTAAGTCGTGAATGTTcgtggttaagatcaatgatccatcacaTCCGGAATTCATGTAGTCTACCTTTAAAGATAGACAATCTAAttgtcatccatgaagataatgcaactgtgttgcccaaatga